A window of Halovivax gelatinilyticus genomic DNA:
GTATGACGCGCGAGGGGCGTATTCCGGCGACGGGGTACGCGACGGAACGAGACCGAAGCGTCGAGTACGACGACCGAACCATCTGGTTGAGCCGGACCATCGAATCGGCGGCTACCGGACTCCCTGGCGGTCCGCTGGTCGCCGGCTTTCTCCTCTTCGGCTGGCTGCCGATCGCCCTGGCCGGTCTGGGTATCGTTGCCGCCGAGTCTATGAGCGCGACGTTCGTGCTGGCGTACGCGACGGCAGCGCTCTTGCTTTCGGCGCTCCCGTCGATGATCTGGTACTACGACGTCCGCGTGCTCACGACGTTCGCGGGACGCATGACGGCGCGAGTCGACGACGAGGACGTCCTCGTCGAGACCGCCGAACGCTTCGACCGTCGATTCGCCGAGTGGTACCCCGCGGCAGTGGTACCGTGGACGATACTATTGCTCGTCGTATTGTTCGGTTCGGTGCCGACCCTGGAGGCGCAGGGAATCGGCGGTCCCACGGAGCCGCTGTTCTGGAGCGTCGCGCTCTTTTTCGTCTGGGGCGGTCTGCTCACCGGTATCGGCTTTCACGGCGCCTTCGTAACCGTCGGGTACATCGCGACGCTCGTCGAACGGACCCGGCTGTCGATCGATCCGTACCACCCGGATAAGCTCGGCGGGCTCAGTGCCGTCGGCTACTTCGCCATCCGAACGACGCTGTTACTCTCCTCGGGCGCGTTGTTGCTGCCGCTCGCGTTCGAACTGGCGGCGGGAACGCCGTTTCAGGAACCGATTTACCTCGCCGTCGTCGTTTACGTCCTCGTCATCGTCGGCTCGTTTTGCTATCCGACCTGGTTAGTCAATCGCGCCGCTCACGCCGAACGTGTCGAACGGCTGGACGAACTCGGCGACGAAATCGGTTCGATCCAGACCGACCTCTCGGCGGCGTCGGCACACGACGTTGACGACGTCGTCACGCAACTCGAACTCCAGCGCCTCCAGCAACTGTACGACGATTATCGGGAGATCCGTCTGTACCCGCTCTCACCGTCCATCCTCACGCAGCTCGTCGGTTCCGTGTTACTCCCGTCGACCATCTTATTCGTCGAACTCGTCGCCGGGGTGTAACACGCGAGATCGTACGGTGTAGCCGGTTTCGAACGGGCCGGGATAATCGATCGGGCCTCGTCAACCATGCGTTCGATGGTATCTCCGACCCGTCGTCCCGATCAGTCGTACGAGTAGAATCCCTCGCCCGTCTTCTTCCCGAGGTCGCCCGCTTCCACCTTTCGCTTTAAGAGGTACGCGGGTTTGTACCGATCTCCGAGTTCCTCGTAGAGCGTTTCAGTCGCGTGCAGGCAGACGTCGAGCCCGATGTGATCTGCGAGCGTCAGCGGTCCCATCGGGACGTTCGTGCCGAGTTCCATGCCCGCGTCGACGTCTTCTTTCGAAGCGACACCCTCGTCGTAGGCGCGAATGCCCTCGTTGATCCAGGGCATGAGGATCCGATTGGTCACGAATCCCGGTTTGTCGTCGGACTCCCAGGTCGTTTTGCCCATCTCCTCGGCGAGGTCGTGAGCGAGTTCGACCGCCTGGGCGGTCGTCTTCTCGCCGACGACGACCTCGACGCCGTCCATGATCGGAACCGGGTTCATGAAGTGAAGGCCGACGACCCGATCAGGCCGATCGAGGGCCGACGCGATCGAGGTGATCGAGAGCGTACTCGTGTTGGTCGCGAGGAGGACGTCCTCGTCGCAGATTCGCTCTAGATCGGCGAAGACCTCCCGCTTTACGTCCATCCGCTCGAGGACGGCTTCGATGACGACGTCGCAGTCGGCGACGTCCTCGAGGTCGGTCGTGCCGTCGATGCGGTCGCGGATCGTCGACGGTGACTCCGTCAGTGCGTCTCGATCTGCGAGCCTCGCGAGACTGTCGTCGATCGTCTCGAATCCGGACTCGACGTACGCCGCCTCGACGTCGCGCACGACGACGTCGTACCCGGTCGTGGCTGCGACCTGCGCGATACCGCTTCCCATCGTTCCGGCGCCGATGACGCCGATTCGGTCGATATCGTCTCGAATCATACCCGTTCGTTTCCGGCTTGCGCTCGTTAAGCTGGCGATCCGCGTCGTTCGATGCCCGGTTCAGTGTGGGTGCGTACCCAAGAGCCGACACCCTCTGGCGCCTTCAACGGTCGCCTGAATTTGATCTACCCGGGATATCCGTTCGTGACCGCGGTTCCGGGAGAGAAACGCTTTAGGGTTCTGCCTCCTTCGATCAGATAACCTGTAGAATCGTCATGAGTGAACCAAACGTCGTCGATCCTGGCGTCGAAGGTGTGCGCGAACTCGAGCCCGACGAGCGAGCGACGCTGCTGGAAGCCGAGGTCGAACCGGAGACGCTCGAAGCGGAGGGGATCGATCCGGCCGGCGTGGTCGAGAAGGATTACTCCTACCGCCTGCTGCTCGATGCTGGTCTCGACGAGGAGACGGCGGATCGACTTCGCCGTCACTTTTCGTTGGCCTGGTCGTTCGAGACCGACGGCGATCTCGATCGACGCTCGGAGACCGTTTCGGGACTCGGCGACGACGAGCGTGCCTGGGTCGCCGCGAGCGCGACCGACGACTGGCAGGGGTTCGAACACGCGGGTGAACGGACGATTCCCGGCGAGCACGGCCGACCGGCCGAGCGACCGTACCCCAAACCGACGCCGGTAACGGCGGTCACCGGCGTCAGTCGGGAAAACGCCGAGAAACTCGCCGAAGCCGGCGTCCGATCGGCCGAACGATTGGCTACCATTCACGCTGGCGCGGTCGCCGCCGCGCTGGATCTCGACGTCCTGCACGTCCGGACCTGGCGGCACAACGCTCGCGAACTCGTCGAGTGATCGGCCGTCCGTCGATCGACGGCGAGTACCGACGCCACTTTGTCCGACTATCACCAGTCAGTGACCGTGATAACACTCTCGTCAGATTTCGGTTCCCCGTATCCGGCAGCGATGAAGGGCGTTATTCTGTCAGCAACCAGCGCCACGCTCGTCGACGTCGCTCACGACTCCGCGTCAGGACGTCGATTCGGCGGCGTTCTGGATACGCGAAATTCTTCCGACCTTTCCGCCGGCGGTTCACCTGATCGTGGTGGACCCCGGCGTGGGAACGGACCGTGACGCCCTCGTCGTTCGGGCCGGCGAACACGTCCTCGTCGGCCCTGACAACGGCGTTCTCTACCCGGCGGTCGGACGCCTGGCTGGGGCCGGTCCGATAGAGTGGTATCGAATCGACGACGAGGATGCGGCCAGTTCCACCTTCCACGGTCGCGACGTCTTCGCGCCTGCGGCGACGGTTGTCCACGATACTCCACGCGGTAATCTCGCTACGATCGGCCGCCTACAGCCAGCCGCCGATCCGGTCGAATTGATCCTCCCGTCTCTAGCGTTCGATGACGGCGTCGCTCGCGCGACGATCCTCGCAGTCGACGATTTCGGCAACTGCGTTACGAACGTTGACGGATCGTTCGTCGACGACGCGTCGACCGTTCGCGTCGACGGACGGCGGGTGTCGGTGGGGACGACGTTCGATTCGGTCGAGGCGGGTGCGCCGCTCGTCGTCGGTAGTCACGGGAACCTCGAACTCGACGTCAACCGAGGCCGCGGAGATATAGAATTCGGTATAGAACCTGGCGATTCCGTGATCGTCGAACCGATTCGATAGCGCTCGATTCGTCGAGCAACCAATTTTGAGCGGTCGTCGGTCTATTCGAGCGGAGAACGAATCGGATCGACTTCCACGGAGCCATCACCGGTAATCGTGATCCGACACCCCTCGTACTCGAACGTTATGATTGCTCGCGACCGTTTGCCGTTGGGTCGGTGCCAGTGGTCGAGCAAGCGTTCGAGCGCGTCCGGATCGATCGTCTTCGAGAGTGTCTCGAGTTCGAGCGGATCTCGACCCGTCGCGACGCTGACGGCCGTGATGATCGACGTGACCGCCGGATCGGCCGATCCGTTCGCGTCCACCCACACGTGGTACGTCCCCGTTGTTTCGTCCCGGTACACTGTATCCTCGATGGAGCGTCGGCGCCCGTTTTCACCGGTGTGGTAGCTGGACATACCATCTCAGAATACGCCATGTTAACACTTAACATTGGCGGGAATTCTGATAGATCGGTACTCGTGACTGTGCGACCCGAGCGACTGACGTGGGTAGGTGGATAACGGCGGTGAACGATCCAAAGAGATCGATCGGCGGAGAGTCGTTCGTCGACGAACGCTGGACTTTGTGGCGTCGTTACTCGGCGGCGATGACGTCGTCGATGCGGACGATCATCGTCGCGGCCTCGGCGGCGCTCTCGATCGCCTCGCGCTTGACGTCTGCCGGGTCGACGATACCGAACTCGACGGGGTCGTCGATCGTGACCGTCTCGCCGTCGGTGATCAGCCCGGCACGCCCGTCAGCTTCGTGGGCCGCGCGGAGATCGACGAGCGAGTCGATCGGGTCGCGACCGGTGTTGGTCGCGAGCGTTCGCGGGACGATGTCGATCGCGTCAGCGAACGCGGTGACGGCGAGCTGCTTGCGGCCTTCGATTCCGGCCGCTTCGGAGCGCACGCGGTCTGCGATCGCGATTTCGCTCGCTCCGGCACCGGGGACGACCTCGCCGGATTCGCGTGCGGTCGCGACGACGTCGAGTGCGTCGCCGACGGCCCGTTCGAGTTCGTCGACGACGTGGTTCGTGCCGCCGCGGACGAAGACGGTGACCGCCTTTGCCGCGTCGCCGCCTTCGATGAACGTCAGTTCCTCGTCGCCGAACCGCTCGGTGCGGATCCGGTCTGCGTGTCCGAAGTCGTCGTCGGAGAGGTCAGCCAGTGCGCCGACACGTCGGGCCCCCGTCGCGGAGGCGATCGATCGGACATCGGAGTTTCCGAGGTCTTCGTAGACGAGGATGCCTTCGTTTGCGAGGAACGAGGCCACGCGGTTGTCGACGTCGTCGGTCGTGAACACGACGTCGACGCCGGAGTCGGCGATCGTCTCGGCGTAGCCGCGCAGTTCGGACTCTTCCGCATCGAGCGCGGCGTTGAGTTGGTCGATGGAGTCGATGGCGTACTCCGCGTCGACCTCCCCGGTGCGCACTTCGAGTGCGACGTCGATAATCGCGATGTCGGCGTCCTCGACGGTCGTCGGCATCGAATCGTGAGCTGGCTCCTCGTCGACGACGATCCCCTCGATCAGGTCGGTCGCGCTGGTCGACGCGCCGACCTGCGTGTAAACGGAGACGTCGTCACGGTGGACGCCGTCGTCGTCGCTGACGTGATCGATCGCGGTTACGACCGTTTCGGCAAGCTCTGCGGGAGTGAGTCCGCCCGTTCCCTTCCCGGTCATGCTCGATTCGCCGACCTGGGCGAGCAACTCGTCGTCGACGGCCGCGTCTAGTACCTGATCTTCGATGGCCTCGAGCGCGATACGAGCGGCCTCGTGGTACCCTTCGACGATCGTCGTCGCGTGGACGTCCTGTTCGAGGAGGTCCTCTGCTTCGCCGAGGAGGTTTCCGGCGATGACTGACGCGGTCGTCGTTCCGTCGCCCACTTCGGCCTCCTGGGTTTCGGCGACTTCGACGATCATCTGTGCGGCGGGGTGCTCGATGTCCATCTCCTCTAAGATGGTTGCACCGTCGTTCGTGATGACGACTTCGCCGCTCGAGTCGACGAGCATCTTGTCCATGCCGCGCGGTCCGAGGGTCGTTCGGACCGCTTCGGCTACGGCCTTTCCGGCCATGATGTTCGACGACTGGGCGTCTCGGCCCGCTGTCCGCTGGCTGTCTTCACTGAGGATGAACATCGGTTGTCCACCCATGCGTCGCTGTTGTGCCATTGTTGATGCCTCACTAAAGGTATCATCAGCACTTCTATATAACTGTTTCCCTACGCCCCGGGCCCGTCCGGTGATTGTCAGTCAATACCAAGGGGGTGTCGACCCGCCCGCTCGGAGATCGAGGTCGAAGCCGGTAGGCCAATATGGATTCGCTCGTATGGACTGAACGAATGCTGGAGCTGGAACACGGTTTTCGCGTCGTCGACGTCAACGCCCGACTGACGCCGGGCGACGAGCCGTGGCCACGAGACCGTGGTCGGCCGATTTCACCGGAACGACTCGAGCGGGAGCTACACCAGGCGGGTATCGTCAGAGCGGTCGTCAGTCCGAACCCGCGACCCGGGACTAGCTACCTCCAGGCCAACAACGGCGTCGCCCGTCTCAGCGTCGACCGACCGTTCGTGGCCTTCGCCCGAATCAACGGACCGCGTCCCAGTACCCCCGGTCCAGCGAGCCGGTTTCGAGCGCTCCTTTCCGACCGGCGGTCCGAGTGTACCTCCCCTGCGGACGTCGAACAGTACGCGTACGACGATCGATTCCACGGGTTCGTTCTCGACCCGGGCGTCGACGGGATCCCTGACTCAGCCGTACTCGACCAACTCGAATCGGTGAATCTTCCGCTCATCCTGTCGATCGGACGCGACGGTCGACCTGACGCGCCCGTCGAATCACTCCTCGGGCGGTCGTTTCCGATTATTCTCAGCCACTTCGGTGATCGACCGCTCGATCGCGAATCGATGGCGTCGACGATCGAACTGCTCGACCGATTCGATACCTGTTTCTTCGATACGAGTTTCGTGCGGTATCGAGAACTACTAGAGCGAGCGCTGGTAGAACATCCCGACCGCGTCTTCTTCGGCAGCGGCGCGCCGGCGACCCATCCGAACGTCTCGGTCATGGAAATACTGACGCTCGACGTCTCCGAGGATCTATTACGTCGGGCATTTTCGAAAAACGCCTGTCGCGTCATCGATGCGCTTTCACCGACGTCGTGACGCCCCATCGGTCGATTTTCACCAGTATCGTCGAGAAACCGGTACCACTCAATGAGAGTTCAATGCAGGCAGTATTAAGTCCCACCGACGAATGGATTTCAGTATGCGTTCTGTCGGGAGCGGTCTGGCTGCGATCGATCGAGACGGTCCTCGTGCGGATATCTACCTCTCGCGTCCGCGAAAGCGAAACGCGTTGACCGTCGATTTAATCAAAGATTTGACCGAAGCGTTCCGTCGTGTCGATGCGGACGACGATATCCGCGCGATCACGTTGCTCGGTTCCGGCGACGCGTTCTGTGCCGGCATCGATTTCGACCAGTTACAGGAACTTTCGAAGCTGTCGACGATCGCCGACGAGGCGTTCCCGCAGTTGCTCTCGACGATCGAACGGGCCCGACAGCCCGTCGTCGCCGGAATCAAACAGACGGCGCCGGCGACGGCGTTCGAACTAACGCTTGCCTGCGATCTGCGTGTACTCGGCGACGACGCCACGTACGGTCTCATCGAAACGTCTCTCGGGACGTTTCCCCAGGGTGGTGGAACCCAGCGGTTACCTCGACTCATCGGTCTCTCGAAGGCGATGGAACTGATCTACACGGGTTCGTACATCGAACCCGATGAGGCGGCATCGATCGGCCTCGTCCATCACGTCGTCGACGCCGACGACGTCGACGAGACGGCCAAATCCGTCGCCGACGATCTCTGCACGAAGGCCCCGCTGGCGGTCCAGAACGCAAAACGCGCCCTTCGTGCGGCGCTCGATACCCCGCTCGATCAGGGCCTCGCCTACGAGCGTTCGCTCGGACGCGAACTGGAAGACACCCGAGATTTCCGCGAGGGATTCGAGGCCCGAATCGAAGACCGCGACCCCACCTTTACCGGCGAGTGACGAACCACTCCTGCAACCCGCAGTAGAGAACCCTGTATCACTCTTCTCCGCGGGTTCGACGGTCGTAGACCTGGACGGCTCGATCGTGACGACTCGAGACGCCGTTCGGATTGCGCGTTTCGGATCGATCCCGGTACCTGGCACCGAATCCGTGCCACAACCCAGCGAGCGTATTGCTAACGACGGCGACGCCGTCTCGTATCCACGTCGTGGGGGTGGTTTCACCGCTGGCGATTTCTCTGACGCCGTGTAGTCCGTCACGGATCGCGCTACCGACGGTGTTTGTGAATACCGTCGGCCTCGGGCCGTAGTTCTTCGCGAGCCGATAGCTGAGAGACCGATAGCGTCCACCCCAGTTCTCGGGTTCATCCGATTTCTCCCGGTCTCGCGTTACGGCCATGTCCGCACTCCACGTGACGACGTACTCACCGGCGCCGATCCTGTGGGCGACGTCGCGCGCGCTGGCGTGTGAGAGGTTTTCGTCGAAACCGTCCAACCGGTCCAGTACCGTTCGGTCGAATACCACGTTGCCGGCGGAGAAGACGGTGATCGAGCGACCGGCGAACCGAACGGGATCCCGTTCAGTCGGTATCGAATCCGCTCGCTTGACCGGACCAGTGACGACGTCAGAATCCGACGACAGTGCCGTCTCGACCGCCTGATACCATCCCGGTTCGACGGTGTGCGTCGCGGCGACGAACCCGACGGCGGACCCGGTGGCGACTTCGATGCCGGCGTTTCGAGCGACGCCGGACTCGCGCTCTGAGATTTCGACCAGGACGTCGACGTCTTGCCGTTCCCGAACGGTGCCGGACGTGCCGTCCGTCGACGGACCGTTGACCACGATGAGTTCGCTCTCGGCCGGTAGTTGCGACGACAGCGCGTCGAGACACGAGTGGAGGGTCTCCCGATCGTTGAGCGTCGGGACCACCACCGAGAGCTTCATACTCGTGAGTATTTCATCCGGCCGTATAAATTCGCCGTCCGGTGTTACTCGAGTTCGGTCGTCCAGAACGAAACCGACGCGAGTCTGTCCGCTTTCGGAATTGAGCCGACGCCGCTCCCGACGCGTCGCAGCGGCGAGGCCAGGAAGTTCGGCGTAATTCGATAGAGTCCGTACGGCAGGATGAAATCGTGCTGGGCGTCGACGATTTCCAGATCCTGCGAGTCAGCTAACGCCTCTACTTCGCGTCTCGAGTACAGACGCGAACCCATCGGAAGGGCCCAGTTGTAGATGCTTCGCGTCGAAAAGCGATTGAAGGTATCGAAGACGATTCGACCACGCGAGACGCGACGCATTTCCGCTAAGAACGCCTGCGGGTCGTCTGCGAGGTGGAAAAATCGCATTGCGACCACGCAGTCGAAGTGGTCGTCCGGAAATGGGAGCCGTGCGGCGTCGCCCCTGATGAACTCGAGCGTGTCAGAGACGCCCGCCCGGTCGGCTTTTTCCCGACCTTGCTGGAGCATCGCAGCGGAGATGTCGAGTCCGACGACGTCTCCGCCGCGGTCTGCCATCATGATTGTGAACCGACCGGTCCCGCACGCTATTTCGAGGACTCGCTTTCCCTCCAGGGGAGAAACCGCGTCGAGAACGGCTCGCTTCTCGCGCTGGTCGATCAACTGACCGCCCCGCGAGAAGCGCTTGTCGTCGTACTCGGCGGCGATGTCGTCGGCCTGGTACCACTCCTGTCCTTTCACGCTACTCACTGGTAGACTCTCGGGGGGTTAAAACAATACTGGACTTGATCGACGGCAGACGGGCCCGTTTCGTGTGGGCCACGGAACCTCACACCTCGAGTCGGAGGGGAGGTAACCGCCACTAGTATGGCATTATATACCTATAATTAACTGCAGAATATGAACACCTATATAGGGAACGTTTACCAGGGTTGGCTCTCGCTCGGTAGGTATGAGCACGACCGCAGAGGAAGCTGCCAGTCCCGACCCACCACATTCGAACGCGGAGTACCGTGACCGCCTGCGCGAGCTACCACCCAGCGCAAAACTCGTCGCAAAAGTTCTCGAATCTGACGCGCCGCTCTCGCAGGGTCAACTCGTCGAGGAATCCCTGCTGCCCGATCGAACCGTTCGATACGCACTCAACCGCCTCGAGGAAGTCGGTCTCGTCGATTCGCGGTACAGTTTCAAAGACGCGAGAAAGCACGTGTACTTCCTTACGCGTTGAATTACTCCCCGACGCGCTGATCTATTCTCGCGCGCTGACGTGGTCTGATCCCTCTCGATTCGATCCCGCCCAGGTGGCGTGGCAACTCCGTGGCGACCGAACCGACACCGGCAACCACTTTTCGTTCCCCGACCTGGGCAACCGCATGGAGGTTGCTCGCGTCTCCGTCCCCGTCGAGTCGTCTGCCCCTGGTGGACGGACGAACGCGTACGTTCTCGGGCGCGATCCGGCCGTCCTCGTCGATCCGGGCGCGCGAACTGACGAACTGGACGAAGTGGTCGAAGACCGGGGCGTCGAATACGTCGTCTGTACCCATACTCATCCGGATCACGTGGGTGCCCTCCGCTGGTACGCGAACCGACACGATCTCACGACGTGGGCGCTCTCCGACTTCGCCGATCGATTCGAGTCGGCGACCGGACTCGTCCCCGACGCCACCGTCGTCGACGGCGATCGAATCCACCTGGGCGGCGAGTCGGTACGGGTGATCGCGCTTGCCGGACACGCCGCCGATCACGTCGGGATCGAACTTCCGGACGACGGCCCCCTCTGTTGCGGTGACTGTGCCATCGCTCGCGGAAGCGTCGCCATCGCCGGCCCTGACGCGGACATGTCCGCCTATCTCGATTCGCTCCGTCGTCTCGAATCGCTCGATCCGTCCGCCTTGCTCCCCGGACACGGCCCGATCATCGACCACCCATCGACTACGATCCAAGGGCTCGTACACCACCGTCTCCGGCGGGAAAACCGTATTCGTCGGGCCGTCGAGGCGGGCGCCCGGACGATCGACGAAGTGCTCGAGGCGAGTTACGACAAACCCCTCGACGGCGTCGCGTCGCTCGCACGGAAAACGGTTGCGACGCATCTCGTGAAACTCGACGACGACGGCGTCGTCGTCTGGGACGGAAACCGCGCTCGTCCGCGACGCGGTCGAACGTAGCCGGCGGACTTTTTGCCGCTCGGACGGAGACGACGGTGTGGACTCCCTCGAAACGGAACTCGCTCGGGCTCGCGACCTCGATCCGTCGGTGCTCGCCGGTGCGATCGAATCGATCGGATTCGAGTGTACCCACTGTGGGGCCTGTTGTCGGTCCGAATCCGATTCGGACTGTAGTCCGTCGAACACGGACACGCCCGACGGAGGTACGTCTCACACGGCGACGGTGTTCCCCGACGAAGTGCGCTCCCTCGTCGGGAACACGGACGGTCAGACGGACTGGCGGGACGTCGCGCGTCCGATGCCGTTCGGTCTCGAGAAATCGCCCGATGGGACGACCGTCGGGGAGACGTTCGAGTGGGCACTACAGACGACCGCGTGTGGCGATTGCGTCTTCTACGACGATGGATCCGAGGCCGGCGGCTGTCGGGTCCACGCCGACCGGCCGCTGATCTGTCGAACGTATCCGTTCAGCCTCGCTCTCGGAGGAACGAGCCAACCGATGGGTACGGCCGTCGACGGCGAGGGGCTCGTGCGGGCCCACGAGTGTGAGGGCCTCGGTCGAGAAATCGATCGCGACGATGCGCTCTCGCTCGCTCGCGCGCTCAAAGCGCGGGCGATCCGCGAGCTCGAAGAGGCGATCGCGCTCGTCGAACGGTACGAGCCGATCGAGTCGACCGATCGAATCGTCGTACACGACGCCGAAGGGCCAAAGCGCCCCGACGGTTCGTCGATCTCGGAGTAATTCGGACGAGCGACTGGACTGGCGGGACAGGTTCCACCTCGCGTCGACTCGTTCGTCGACGAAGTGGATACGTGCCGTGTGTGATCGAGCCGAGCCTCCGCACGAATCGTCGGAGTGTCGTCGATACCGTTCAGAAGGTGTCTTCGATAATTTCTCCGACGGCGAAGTTCGATTTGACCTCGCTCACTTCGACCTTGACTCGCTCGCCAACGTCGGCGCCCGGGACGATGATGACGTAGCCGCGTTCGACTCGAGCGATGCCGTCGCCCTGTTTGCCGATGTCCTCGATCTCGACGTATCGCGTTTCGCCGACGTCGACCGGCGGCTGTGGCTCGTCCGTGCGGGTCTGCGTCGACTGCGCGGCCGACGTCGTGGACTCACTCTGCGCGTTCGTCGAGCGTTCGATCAGCGCCACCCGGTAGACCGTTCCGGGCTCGACGTCGCCCGTCGTGATTTCGTGTTTGGGTACTTCGATGAGATACCGGTCGTCTTCTTCGGAAACGTCCGTGCTGAACAGACACAGGAGCTTTTCAGAGATTTCCATAGCGAGATCCTCACGCGACCCAACTGGTCCAATACTATTAGAACTACCGACCCCGTGCCGATGGATATTATCGATCGTCTTGGAAAATACGTCGATGTCACCAGATGTATCGGAAGGTCGGGCCCTGGCAGTTCCCGAGCGGGTCGATCACTCTCGCGTCGGATTCTCGATCGAGGAGTGAACACGCTGGTGTCGGTTACTCGAATGGGCGACTCGCGTCGATTACTCTACCGGTTGTCGGCTCCGAGCGATAGCATCTTGGTTATCGACGGTGCCGAACCGTTCGAGATCTAGGCCGTCGGTGGGTTCGATCTCGTCGATCGAGTCGTACGGACGGTTAACGACGATCGACCCGGCTCGCGAGTTGCCGATCCCCGGAATCGCCGTCAGCTCGTCGAGCGAGGCATCGTTCAGATCGAGCGGGTGCGGGACTCCGGTCACGGATCGATAGCCGTGATCGACGACGGCGACGTCGAGCGTCTCGCCGAGCGGACGTTCACCCGGGATACCGACGAGTAGCGGGTACGTTCCGAGTTGTCGACCGAAGGTGTAGCCGTCCTGGTGGTACTCGAGGTGGACGTCCGGCAACACGGTCCCCGGCGGAGCCAGTCGCTCGAGCATCGGTCTGTCGATCTCCTCGCGAACCTGGCGCTTGTACGGTTTGAACTGATCCTTGTGCGCCTGGGCGATCTCGGCGCCGGTCTCAGACATCTCGGTACCGGCGAACGCCATCACCTGCCGTACGTTAATTCGTCTGAGTAACAGCCCCTC
This region includes:
- a CDS encoding 3-hydroxyacyl-CoA dehydrogenase family protein; translated protein: MIRDDIDRIGVIGAGTMGSGIAQVAATTGYDVVVRDVEAAYVESGFETIDDSLARLADRDALTESPSTIRDRIDGTTDLEDVADCDVVIEAVLERMDVKREVFADLERICDEDVLLATNTSTLSITSIASALDRPDRVVGLHFMNPVPIMDGVEVVVGEKTTAQAVELAHDLAEEMGKTTWESDDKPGFVTNRILMPWINEGIRAYDEGVASKEDVDAGMELGTNVPMGPLTLADHIGLDVCLHATETLYEELGDRYKPAYLLKRKVEAGDLGKKTGEGFYSYD
- a CDS encoding HalOD1 output domain-containing protein, with the protein product MSSYHTGENGRRRSIEDTVYRDETTGTYHVWVDANGSADPAVTSIITAVSVATGRDPLELETLSKTIDPDALERLLDHWHRPNGKRSRAIITFEYEGCRITITGDGSVEVDPIRSPLE
- the thsA gene encoding thermosome subunit alpha, with translation MFILSEDSQRTAGRDAQSSNIMAGKAVAEAVRTTLGPRGMDKMLVDSSGEVVITNDGATILEEMDIEHPAAQMIVEVAETQEAEVGDGTTTASVIAGNLLGEAEDLLEQDVHATTIVEGYHEAARIALEAIEDQVLDAAVDDELLAQVGESSMTGKGTGGLTPAELAETVVTAIDHVSDDDGVHRDDVSVYTQVGASTSATDLIEGIVVDEEPAHDSMPTTVEDADIAIIDVALEVRTGEVDAEYAIDSIDQLNAALDAEESELRGYAETIADSGVDVVFTTDDVDNRVASFLANEGILVYEDLGNSDVRSIASATGARRVGALADLSDDDFGHADRIRTERFGDEELTFIEGGDAAKAVTVFVRGGTNHVVDELERAVGDALDVVATARESGEVVPGAGASEIAIADRVRSEAAGIEGRKQLAVTAFADAIDIVPRTLATNTGRDPIDSLVDLRAAHEADGRAGLITDGETVTIDDPVEFGIVDPADVKREAIESAAEAATMIVRIDDVIAAE
- a CDS encoding amidohydrolase family protein, with the protein product MLELEHGFRVVDVNARLTPGDEPWPRDRGRPISPERLERELHQAGIVRAVVSPNPRPGTSYLQANNGVARLSVDRPFVAFARINGPRPSTPGPASRFRALLSDRRSECTSPADVEQYAYDDRFHGFVLDPGVDGIPDSAVLDQLESVNLPLILSIGRDGRPDAPVESLLGRSFPIILSHFGDRPLDRESMASTIELLDRFDTCFFDTSFVRYRELLERALVEHPDRVFFGSGAPATHPNVSVMEILTLDVSEDLLRRAFSKNACRVIDALSPTS
- a CDS encoding enoyl-CoA hydratase/isomerase family protein; the protein is MRSVGSGLAAIDRDGPRADIYLSRPRKRNALTVDLIKDLTEAFRRVDADDDIRAITLLGSGDAFCAGIDFDQLQELSKLSTIADEAFPQLLSTIERARQPVVAGIKQTAPATAFELTLACDLRVLGDDATYGLIETSLGTFPQGGGTQRLPRLIGLSKAMELIYTGSYIEPDEAASIGLVHHVVDADDVDETAKSVADDLCTKAPLAVQNAKRALRAALDTPLDQGLAYERSLGRELEDTRDFREGFEARIEDRDPTFTGE
- a CDS encoding glycosyltransferase family 2 protein, whose protein sequence is MKLSVVVPTLNDRETLHSCLDALSSQLPAESELIVVNGPSTDGTSGTVRERQDVDVLVEISERESGVARNAGIEVATGSAVGFVAATHTVEPGWYQAVETALSSDSDVVTGPVKRADSIPTERDPVRFAGRSITVFSAGNVVFDRTVLDRLDGFDENLSHASARDVAHRIGAGEYVVTWSADMAVTRDREKSDEPENWGGRYRSLSYRLAKNYGPRPTVFTNTVGSAIRDGLHGVREIASGETTPTTWIRDGVAVVSNTLAGLWHGFGARYRDRSETRNPNGVSSRHDRAVQVYDRRTRGEE
- a CDS encoding class I SAM-dependent methyltransferase, whose protein sequence is MKGQEWYQADDIAAEYDDKRFSRGGQLIDQREKRAVLDAVSPLEGKRVLEIACGTGRFTIMMADRGGDVVGLDISAAMLQQGREKADRAGVSDTLEFIRGDAARLPFPDDHFDCVVAMRFFHLADDPQAFLAEMRRVSRGRIVFDTFNRFSTRSIYNWALPMGSRLYSRREVEALADSQDLEIVDAQHDFILPYGLYRITPNFLASPLRRVGSGVGSIPKADRLASVSFWTTELE
- a CDS encoding helix-turn-helix domain-containing protein, with amino-acid sequence MSTTAEEAASPDPPHSNAEYRDRLRELPPSAKLVAKVLESDAPLSQGQLVEESLLPDRTVRYALNRLEEVGLVDSRYSFKDARKHVYFLTR
- a CDS encoding MBL fold metallo-hydrolase, translated to MEVARVSVPVESSAPGGRTNAYVLGRDPAVLVDPGARTDELDEVVEDRGVEYVVCTHTHPDHVGALRWYANRHDLTTWALSDFADRFESATGLVPDATVVDGDRIHLGGESVRVIALAGHAADHVGIELPDDGPLCCGDCAIARGSVAIAGPDADMSAYLDSLRRLESLDPSALLPGHGPIIDHPSTTIQGLVHHRLRRENRIRRAVEAGARTIDEVLEASYDKPLDGVASLARKTVATHLVKLDDDGVVVWDGNRARPRRGRT